From the genome of Halichoerus grypus chromosome X, mHalGry1.hap1.1, whole genome shotgun sequence:
CATCAAAGTGTGGCGATCTCTACATGGAAGTTTTATGGGGAATATTAATttgtgtctctattttttttttgtatttttcaaatgttctatAAGGCTttagtaatttaattttatggCAAAATTGTCAACCTGAAAAATTTTGTAAGAGCTCTCCTCACTATTAAAACATTTACtcatacatgtttaaaaaaagaaaaagaaaaaaggagagaatatgtCAGAAACAGCAAAAGTTACACTAAATGATGAAACAAAAGAGGCATTCCCATTTTCTTCAAGAATAAGATCAGGAGGCTCTCAGGCACCACATCACTCAACATAGTCCTGGAGGTTCTGATCAATGTAGCAcatgcagaaaagaaaagaaaaaagtataaatattggaaaggaagaaatgaaaaaaatcatcatttgcAGATGATCAGGTATAAATACCTGGAAAAACCAAAGGATCACCTGAAAGCTATTGGAATTAATAAGGTAGATCACAAAAATTGgcagatacaaaataaatatataatagtagAACATGTTCCTCAAACAGAAAATTCCCTATCAGAAATTGCAATTGGACAAAGAATAGCATTTCAGCAACAAAGACTACTAAACACCTAGGAAAAACCTAACAAGTAATAGGAATTATTTAGCTGAAGAAACTTATGAAATTTgattaacaaacataaaaatagatctgaacaaaatggaaacataCCATATTCCTGGAGGGGAAGTCTCAGTTTTAAGATGTTactgtttttcaaattaatttgcaGACTTATTACAATTACAATACAAATTCCAAATGCTTATTATGTGTTTAGTGTTGCTCAATCTGGAACTTGATTAATAACCACAAGTGCACCTGCTAATATGTGCATATAAAGGACAACGGAAATTGTTAGCTGTGGCTGAGAGTGGAAAAGATATCACAGAGCTCTTTCTctgtatactttatatatttattattctgaatatttttaaccattaatatatgttatttttttcaacagaaaagaaaaaaaaaacaagagtttcCTAATCTGGATTATTATATATAACACTCTCTAGGCCATTGTATCAGTTCTTAATATCTAGGGGAGCAGTCACAGACCCTTTCAGAAACTGATGAGGTCAGTGAcctccatcccccttcccccaaaaatGCACTTAGCTACACATACACTCACAAACAAAACCCTGTGTACAATTCCAGGTACAGCACAGAAGTGGTCAGCTGAGGAAGCCCAGTCTAGGTTAATCAGTATGGTCAGTGGGGAGACTCCCTGGGGCCCCGGCATACATTTGGCTGAGGGGGCAGCAAAGGGGGCGTGGGCTGCAGGCAGTGACCCTGCAGCAAGGCTAGGTTCTCCCCGGGGTGCCCTGCGGCGAGGAGGCCAGAGGTAAGAGGCCCAGCTGGCTGCACCTCTCAAGCCAGGTGGTAGCAGCCGCGTCAGGAGCCATGTTAACTAAGGCACCATGAATGAGGGCAGAGCAGGCCGACCTGGGGGCTTCCCCCAGGCAGCAATCACTTCTTCATGGAAACCCACAGCTGCAGGGCTATGTGGGAACAGCAGTCCCTTCTATGTATCCCTGAGTCACATCCCTGGGaatctggggggagggagggagaaagggaagaagccaGAGACAGTGACTCAAGTTGGTCCCCTGAGTAAAGGTGGCATTTGCCATCTTGGTCACCTGTCCATGTGTACTTTTAGAGCGAGCGACAGAGTCAAGTGGCTGAATGCAGGGAATAAGAGGCTCTGGAATACGGGAGGAGGTGGAGGGTCAGCACCTCCCCCACCCTTGACAAAACAGGGGGAATTTGGCCATCTCTGCATCCCTCACTTTCGTCCTTTCCTTGGCCTAACAGCTCTTCTTTTTGCCTGGAGCTGAATCACAAAACTGGAACCTAATCCAGGGACAGGTGTTCAAAACTGTCATGGTTACAGCCATCAAATTACAGGAGGTTCACACAGCAGTCAGCAATGGTTTGGgaacattaaataaatgtgtttctctAACAGAACAAGACAGGATCGTTTATTTATCCAACTTAAAAGctgtcccagaaggagaaaaagtaGGATATTATTTgtccaaaataaataagattgGACAACTGAACATCCCTCCATGGATCAATTTACAGatcacatgaaaacatgcttatCTTGTTGaggaaaattccatttttagatGTTCAAATACCTTAGCATGTTTTGAAAACTATTTCCTATGGGGCCAATAGAATTCATTTTCTGTGTggtaaaaattaactaaaattaatgGTGCCTTCCAATATTAGTGGGAAATCTCTATAAACCATGCAGCTCGTTTTTGTTGCTGCTTCCCACACTGTGGTATTTTCTTACTGTAATAGTAAAGGGCGGTGATcgctttaaaaacaaatcagagaagTGTTACAAAAATACAGACCCCATTCCCACTCCTTGTCTCCTTTCTGACACTCTGCCTCTTACCTATACTGGAACAGGGGCCCAACTGCAAGGGAAACGGTGGGCACCAGTGGATGGGGGATTGAAGGTGGAGCGAAGGGAGAGTGTCCAGTTGCCCAGGAAAGAATGAAACGAAtgaaagacacacaaaaaagtaaaacttgcCAATAGCCCTCCAAGAGGATGCATCCCATCCCGGTATCTAGAAAAAGGCAAATTCTAACACAGGGAGAAGGGGCTACTTTTGGCCTCTGGGactacaaagacaaaaaaaaaaaaaaaaaaaatgagtgacaGGACCTGATgtgggggggtgaggtgggagtgGGGCTAAAGGAGGGGGCTCATGCTCTCGGTGGGAGTGGAAATTGGGGACCCACGCTTACTGGCGATGCAGCTCTCACGTGACCAGGAGCTGACGTGGGCAAAGGTACTTAAAGCCCTGACTGCCGTCCTCCGTCCTCCTCTGGGTACCAGCTCTCTTGCGCTGCGCACTGCCGTGCGTTTAACCcaggcgaggaggaggaggagaaaattcCCCCAGATCCGGGCAGGTGGGTGTGAGGGTGGGCATAGCCTGGCACTCCTGAAAGGGGTAGCTCAGAGATGCGGGAGTCTGAGGCCGCGGGTGCCTCCGCCTCGCCCGCTCCTGGCCGGCTCTCCAGATCCCCGCGCTCAGTCGCAGCTCATTTTGgtgggcggcggggaggggggggaccTAAAGACTCAGATATACTTGCGGAGAATCCGCTTACTTCCTCTCCCAGTCagtgttttctggttttgtttttgacacTCAGGCCCCGCACCCCACATCCCGTCCTGTTttgagaggaggagggaagagaaataaaCGTGGCAGCGCATATAAGGCCAGCGGGGTGGTTGGGCAAGGGTGACCGGAGGGGACGCAGTTTGGAAACAAGCCGGTCCGGCCCGTTCACTCTCACCCTCACTTTGCTGATACCTCCCCCGACCACCTCTCCACTTtcccttctcccccccaccccggccggcCCCCTGTCCTTTGGGGGTGCTGGAAAATGGGTGTGCCAGCCTCTGGAGGGGAGATGGCGGGTTTGGCGCTGTCTGGGCTTCACAGGAGGGGGGGACCCTGAGAGAATCTGGTATTAAACCGCTGTGCTAACTCCCAGACTGCTTTCCAGACACCTCCAACCCACACAGCCCTTCACCCCCGTTTATTCAGTCCTGGAAAAGGAGTTCTGGTACGCTGGAGGGAGACATGGCGGTTATTAGGGaatttgggtggggggtgggaggcggaGCCCAGAACGGAGAAACAGTGGAAAATCACGACCCTCGAACCGAAAGGTCAGACATCGGGGCCCCTGTTCTGCAGGCTTATGCTAGGTCTGGGGGCTGGGGACTGAAGGACGGGTGGTCATGGGAGGAAGACACTAGATTGTTGGGCAGTAATCCCTCATCCCGCGTCCCATCCAGCTTTTGCTGCAccctcgccccgcccctcccgcttCGGTGCAGGAGAAGGGGTGTGGCTGTGTGTCCCGGAGAAATGGCGgacgggcggggcggggccaaAGGAAGGAGGGGTTGAGTGCCTGGGGAGTCTGCGCAGGAGGGGGGAGATTGGTGTGGGATGGGAGGGGTAAGAAGAGTTGAGGGAATTGAGAGGTTGTCATTCTGGTACGCGAATGCTAGAAGGCAATTATGGGGACTTGGGTGCTGGGTCTCCATCCACCGGGCTCTCAGTCTCCAACCTCTGGTGTCTATATTTCTGCCCTTCAGTCTGTCCTTAGGATGAAGCTTTCACTGAactgaaggaagaggaaacagccCTGAATCCTTGGAGGTCagtgggtgggggggcggtgggaaCTGTCTGGGAAGCCCTGGTGTGGGTATGACAGAAACCAGAGCAGAGTCTGGGACCAGAGGCTCCTCTTCCCCCATCTTCTCCCTCTTTACAAGACACCCTTGCCTCGGGCTTGTCCTTTTTGGTGCAGAGAAAGGGGTGTGGCATCCGCCTTCTTAACTACTGGTTTGAGGAGGAAGGGTTAAGGAGGGAAAGAGGATCCCTGAGAGGGGAGAACTTGGCCCATAAGGATTCAaatcaggaaaggaaatggaatccATCTACCAAAGACCCCAAAACACCCTTTCTGGGCTCTGTCTGCAGGTCTGTCTGAATTTGGGGCCCTGCACAAGTACAAGCCTGGTGGAAAAAAGTTAACTGCTCCTGCTCCCAGCAGGTTGGTATGTGCATGAGCACCATCTGGGAACCCTTGGGGGTGcctgtggtggggggaggatcaGAGCAACATCTGGGGTCTCTGCTGTTTTTCCTGCCCTCCACCAGCTTTCCTAATGTCCGTACTGCCTCTCATCCCCCATTTAGGGGCTGGGAAATTGTGTATTGGCATTGGGTAGGGCCAGCTAGGGATGAAGGTATAGAAAACCTTAGACAGCCTGGGTCCTGTGTCTGGGTACTAGCCCACTCACCAAGCATTCTGTTTCCAAGCTCTCCTCTACTAGGCCTGCTTAAGCACAAAGTGAGCCAGAGCCTTAAGtctcatttctgttctttctcccagGTCGTGCTCGGCTTGCAGCCTGGGGAAAACCTGTGAGCCCGAGTGGAAGTGCCTCGCCCAGACGTGCACACATCCCGTTTAGGCAAGCCAGCTCCACGCCCTGGATCAGAGAATTACTCCAGCTGCACCATGAGCCGAGTTCGAGACGCTGGCTGCGTCGCGGCCGGGATAGTGATTGGAGCTAGTGCCTGGTACTGTGTCTACAAATATGCCAGGGGAAGAAACCAGACAAAGAAGAGAATGGCCAAGCCCAAGACCAGGGCTGTGGCTGGGACTGGAGCCAGGGCTAGAGCCGGACTAAGGGCCGGATTCACCATTGACCTGGGGCCGGGATTCGGTCCTCCAACCCCAGTGCGCACTCGGGCAGAGGACAGGGCCCAGGATGAAGCCTCTGCTCTGGACGCAGCTGGCGCTGAGGCAGTGGCCCCGGCTGCATCCAGTGCCGAGGCTCAGAGTGGGGCCGGAAATCAGGTCCAGGAGGCAGAAGGGTCAGGGGTTGGGCCTAAGGCTGAACCAGTCGCCGGGGCCACAGCGGCTTCCTCAATGGCACCACCCCCCGGGGAGGCAGAGGCTCCCGTGGCTGCAGAGGCCCCCACGGTGGCAAGGGCTCCCAAGCTGCCGGAAGCCCCTGGCACAGCAGAGGCCCCCGGGGCGCCAGTGCCTACCGAGGCGGCAGCAGCTGCAGAGGCTGCGGAGGCTCCTGTTCCCGCAACCCCTCCTGCCGCGCCAGTGCCTTCTGGGGCTGTGGAGGCTCCTGGGACTTCGGGATCCCCCAGAACAGCAGCACCCTCCAAGAAAGCGACCCCTGGGGCTCATACCGGCGCTATACCTAAGGCCGGGTCAGCGACTGGAGCTGTACCCAAAGGTGGAGCCAAGGGAACCAGGTCTCGGACTGGGGGCAAGGGCAAGGGCAAGAAAAACAAGGTGGAAGTAGATGAATTGGGGCTGGGCTTCCGCCCTGGGGATGGGGCTGCCGCGGCTGCTGCAGCCTCTGCTAATGGGGGACAGGCTTTCCTGGCAGAGGTCCCCGACTCTGAGGAAGGGGAGTCCGGGTGGACTGACACAGAGTCGGAGTCAGACTCTGAGCCTGAAAcccagcagagagggagagggaggagacctGTTCCCATGCAGAAGCGCCCCTTTCCTTATGAAATAGATGAGATTCTTGGTGTCCGAGACCTCAGGAAAGTCCTTGCTTTGCTTCAGAAATCGGATGATCCTTTCATCCAACAGGTAGCTTTGCTCACTCTGAGCAACAATGCCAATTATTCATGCAACCAAGACACAATTCGCAAATTGGGAGGCCTCCCAATTATTGCGAACatgatcaacaaaactgatcCCCACATTAAGGAAAAAGCCTTAATGGCCATGAATAACCTGAGTGAGAACTATGAAAATCAGGGCCGCCTTCAGGTATACATGAATAAAGTGATGGATGATATCATGGCCTCCAATTTGAACTCAGCAGTACAGGTAGTTGGactaaaatttttaacaaacatgACTATTACCAATGACTACCAGCACCTGCTTGTCAACTCCATTGCAAACTTTTTCCGTTTGCTATCTCAGGGAGGTGGAAAAATCAAGGTTgagattttgaaaatactttcgAATTTTGCTGAAAATCCAGATATGTTAAAAAAACTGCTCAGCACCCAAGTGCCATCGTCCTTTAGTTCCCTTTATAATTCTTATGTGGAATCAGAAATTCTTATTAATGCCCTTACTCTGTTTGAGATCATCTATGACAATCTCAGAGCAGAAGTATTCAACTACAGAGAATTCAATAAAGGTTCCCTTTTTTACTTATGCACTACATCTGGAGTGTGCGTTAAGAAAATTCGAGCCTTAGCCGATCACCATGACCTCTTGGTGAAAGTGAAAGTTATAAAACTAGTGGACAAATTCTGATTGTCTATGTGCTCTCAAAAGACTTGAAGAAATTTCTTGATTTTCCAGTCTGGAAGCAATGAAAATTGAAAGTTACTGCTTTTCCACTTGTTCATGTAATAAAGGGATCCTTTCAGCTGCCAGTTTTGAATAATGTATCATCCAGAATGATGTTATCTGTGACAGTCTCCAGCTTTAAGCTGAACCATTTTATGAATACCAAATAAATAGTCCTCTTGTACTGAAAACACATTTGTGACTTTAATCGTGCTGCTcgaatggaaatatttttactggTTCCTCTATGTGAATTGACAGTGAACCTGTCCATCGAAATAGCCTACACTTCTGTCATTTGTTTTGACTTGAATTTATCCACCAAAGACTTCATTTGTGTATCATCAATAAAGTTGTATGTTTTGACCGACAAAAAAAGTGTTCTCATGTTTTTAAATCTAGCTGGTGAGGTAAGGTACATAAGTACAAAAGGATTACTAATAGCACCTGGGCATATGTTCATTGTCAAATATATGCTGTCTGGTTAAATGAAGAAGTTGCTAGAAAGCTTTAAGCTGGGCTCTGAAGGGACAGCATGAGGAAACACAGAAGAGCATTTCAGGTGGGGAAAATGGTTTGAAGATAGGTGGGAAATCCGTTCCTGGGGTAAGAAGGTAACCAATTTGCCTGAAATGGAAGCTGTCGGAAGAGAAGTGATGAGAGAAAAAAGTGGAAATCAAGGGTGAGGCAATTTGGGGAGAGATCCCAAACCCCCAGCTGAGATTGAAATACCCTGACATATCCTGGGAGTTACTGGACATTtttgacaaaaggaaaaataatctggTGGCATTGTGCAAAATGGACTGGAGCTGGGATGCGGTTAGGCATCAAGACTgcaaatgaggggcacctgggtggctcagtcggttaagatcccagggccctgggattgagccccggctcaggtcatgatcccaaattcctgagattgagccccgaatggggctccctgctcagcggggagcctgcttctccctcacccccccccaccccgctcatgctctctctctctcataaataaataaaatcttttttaaaaagactggaaatgggctagcctggtgggtattaaagaggggatgtactgaatgaagcactgggtgttatatgcaaacaatgaatcatggaaca
Proteins encoded in this window:
- the ARMCX2 gene encoding armadillo repeat-containing X-linked protein 2, translated to MSRVRDAGCVAAGIVIGASAWYCVYKYARGRNQTKKRMAKPKTRAVAGTGARARAGLRAGFTIDLGPGFGPPTPVRTRAEDRAQDEASALDAAGAEAVAPAASSAEAQSGAGNQVQEAEGSGVGPKAEPVAGATAASSMAPPPGEAEAPVAAEAPTVARAPKLPEAPGTAEAPGAPVPTEAAAAAEAAEAPVPATPPAAPVPSGAVEAPGTSGSPRTAAPSKKATPGAHTGAIPKAGSATGAVPKGGAKGTRSRTGGKGKGKKNKVEVDELGLGFRPGDGAAAAAAASANGGQAFLAEVPDSEEGESGWTDTESESDSEPETQQRGRGRRPVPMQKRPFPYEIDEILGVRDLRKVLALLQKSDDPFIQQVALLTLSNNANYSCNQDTIRKLGGLPIIANMINKTDPHIKEKALMAMNNLSENYENQGRLQVYMNKVMDDIMASNLNSAVQVVGLKFLTNMTITNDYQHLLVNSIANFFRLLSQGGGKIKVEILKILSNFAENPDMLKKLLSTQVPSSFSSLYNSYVESEILINALTLFEIIYDNLRAEVFNYREFNKGSLFYLCTTSGVCVKKIRALADHHDLLVKVKVIKLVDKF